The segment TCTGGGAAAATCTCTGTCGTTCCCCGAAACAGCCAGTCAAGCGAGTTAGACATACTTTATACTTTTGAGAAAATCAACGACTGCATCTGTTCCGTAATCTACAATACTGACTCTGTGCCATTTTCAATCACTTGTTCGACCAATTACTATAGTTTTCATTTGGCTGAGCTTTCTTGAAACTTTGATCCATTTCAGCAAGTCTCAATTATCCTACTAGAGTTACGGAATCCTTACCCGGAAACGCTTGACTCATCCAAGCATCGAACCCCACTTTTACGAAAGAGAGTTTGCCGTGTCGTCTAACACCTTAAGACAAAAGCAGCGCCAACCTGAAACCACCCGAGAATTTGTTCAATCCATCGGCAAAGTGACAGGAGGAACGCTACTTGCGATTACGATGCTGTCAAGTTCGGTGATTGCAGGTGGACTGGTCGGACTTGCGATCAGTTTTCGCAACTTGCCTGACGTGCGATCGCTGCGAGGCTACAAACCGAGCGAAACCACTCATATTTACGATATCAAGGGCAAAATGCTTGCCAGTATTCACGGTGAGGCAAATCGAGAAGTGGTTCCCCTCAATGGAATTTCTCCTCATCTCAAACGGGCTGTGATTGCCATTGAAGATAGTTATTTCTATTCACACCGTGGGGTGAATGGCGGCGCGATCGCCCGAGCCACGATGGCGAATTTCACGACAGGACGCACGGTTGAAGGCGGCTCGACGCTGACCATGCAGCTTGTGAAAAACCTATTTCTGTCCCCGAAGCGTGCGATCAGCCGCAAAGTGGCAGAAGCCGTTCTATCTTTGCGAGTTGAGCAGATTTTCAAGAAAGACCAAATCTTGGAAATGTATCTAAACCAGATTTATTGGGGACATAACAACTACGGCGCTCAAACCGCTGCAAGAAGTTATTTTGGCAAAGATGTATCGAAGCTGAATCTAGCTGAATCTGCGATGATGGCAGGCTTGATTCAATCGCCGGAAGATCTCAGCCCCTTTGTCGATCTGAAAGCGGCAAAAGCCCGTCAAGGCGATGTGCTCAATCGGATGCGAGAACTGGGCTGGATTACGGCTGAAGAGGAAACTGCCGCTCGCAAACAGCCGATTAAACTTGGCAAAATCACCTCGTTCCAGACCAGTCAGATGCCCTATGTTACGAATGAGGTCACGAAAGAACTCACACGTAGATTCGGGCGCGATGCAGTGCTCAAAGGTGGGATGCGCATTCAAACCACGATCGACTCTAAGATGCAGCGGGCTGCTGAAGATACTGCCCGTCGATGGATTAGTACCTTGAATAACCAAGGGGTGTATGCCGACCAGATGGCGATCGTTTCAGTCGATCCCCGGACGCAGTTTATCAAAGCGATGGTGGGTGGAGTCGATGCGAAGAAGAGCGAATATAACCGGGCAACTCAAGCCCTTCGCCAACCTGGATCAGCCTTTAAACCGTTTGTGTACTACGCGGCTTTTGCCTCCGGCAGATATTCTCCCGATGCAACGATCCTAGATGCGCCAGTGGGATATCCAGATGGATATGAAATGTATTATCCGCAAAACTACGATCGTAGTTTTGGTGGAGCGATGACGCTACGCCGCGCGCTAGAGCAGTCGCGAAATGTCCCTGCGGTCAAGCTGGGTCAAGAAATCGGCTTAAATAAAGTCGTTGAGATCTGCCGAAGTATTGGTATCAAAAGCCCCATCGATCCTGTGATCTCTTTGCCATTAGGAGCCGTTGACCTGACGCCGCTAGAAATGGCGAGTGCGTATGCAACCTTCGCAAACAATGGCTGGTATTCAGATACGACCTTGATCGCCCAAGTTGCAGATAGCAGTGGCAATGTGATTTTAGACAACACGCCGAAACCAAGACTAGTGCTTGATTCCTGGGCATCTGCTGCTCTGAATGACACTCTACAAGGTGTAATCACGCGCGGAACAGCAACTGCAGCCCAAATTGGTCGTCCTGCTGCCGGAAAGACGGGAACAACTTCTTCAGAGCGCGATATTTGGTTTGTGGGATATGTGCCTCAGCTTGCAACAGCAGTTTGGGTCGGAAACGATAACTACTCGCAGCTAGGACAGGGTGCAACGGGAGGAACGTTTGTCGCTCCAATTTGGCGAGATTTTATGTCTCAAGCGTTGCAGGATGTACCTGTTGAGAAGTTCCGCCCCATGTCGGACTTTGAAAAACCGTAACAAATTCTTGGGGTTGGGCAGTTTGCCCGACCCGCTTTATTTGTCAATTTGGGATTTCATCCGATTCAAGGTTTGCTGCATTTGATCGAACATTTGCTGTGGAGTCATGCCAAACTGACCTAACTGAGTTTTCAGTTGCTCAACTGTCATCTGAGCAGAGAAATCTTCGGATAGCTCAAAGCGTTTCATAAAAACTTTGTAGCGATCCATAATGGCTTCCATCTGTTCGATGTACATGATTTTGCCTTCACGATCGAACTTGCCATAGCTGCTGCCTAGTTGGATTAGAGATTGATAATCCTGAAAAAGATTCTTAGCTTCTTCTTGAACGATCTCGGAATCAAAAAATGACATTGTCTTAAAATCACGAGAATACTTGAGTTCATTTTATTCACAAGGGCTGACACTCGTTAAGTAGTGGAAACACTACTTGGAACATTCATATGCACGATACAGAGATTGTCGTAATCGGGAGTGGAATTGGTGGACTGGTCGCAGGGGCATTATTGGCTCGATATGGAAAGTCGGTGGTGGTCTGTGAAAGCCATACTATTCCAGGCGGCGCAATTCACAGCTTTTCGCGGCAAGGATTTCATTTTGATTCTGGGGCATCGTTTTACTGCGGGTTGAGCGATGCCCATTCAGTCAATCCGCTGCGCCAAGTTTTAGCGGTGTTAGAAGAACCCGTCGCAGCGATTCCTTATGATCCGTTTGGTCATTATCATTTTCCAGATGCGACTCTCCCGGTGTATGGAAATTTAGAAAAATATCGATCGGCGATCGCGAACATTTCTCCTCAAGGTGCGATCGAGCTTGTCGAACTTGAAAAACGGTTTCTCAAACTCTACGAAGGCTTACGCGGAATTCCAACGCTCGCTCTACGCAGCGATTGGAAATTAGCCCCGCTTTTGTTGAGTCGTTATCTTCCTTCGTTGCTGAAATTGCTCCCGAATTTGGGGATGATTCAAGCTTCTGTTGGCGATTTGATGGATCAAACGGTTCGTGATCCTTGGGTGCGAAGACTCATCGATTTGGAATGTTTCCTATTGTCTGGATTAAAGGCTCACGGCACGATCGCGCCTGAAGTTGCCTTTATGTTTGGAGAGCGGACGAACTCTGTAATTGACTATCCGATTGGGGGAAGTGGCGCGATCGTCGATGCGCTGGTGCGAGGCTTGAAAAAATGGGGCGGATCGCTGCGATTGGGTACGCATGTCGAGAAAATTCTCGTGGAATCCGGCAAAGTTCGAGGCGTGCGGTTGCGAAATGGCGAAGAATTAAAATCAGCGATCGTCATCTCTAACGCCACAATTTGGGATACCTATTCGCAACTTTTAGATCCCCTGCCGAATACTCAAGACGCACTCAAAACGCCAGCGATCGAGAGTTTTATGCACTTACATCTTGGAATTCGTTCAGATGGTTTAGAAGGTTTGACAGGTCATCATGTGGTCGTGCATGACGATCGAGACATCACGACTCCTGGAAATACCTGCATGATTTCGATTCCCTCGGTTTGGGATGCGACGCTTGCTCCAGATGGGCATCACGTTGTTCATGCTTACACGTTAGAACCTTTTGAAGGTTGGGCGCGAAATGCCGAGTATGAGCAGAAAAAACATCAGCGATCGCAGTCGCTATTTCGTGCCGTTGAGAAAGTCATTCCAGATTTGAAATCCCGCATCGTCTTGGAACTGATTGGAACTCCGCTGACTCATGCGCGATATTTGCGACGATATCAAGGCACATACGGAGCCGGAATTCCTGCTGGACAAGGATTATTTCCGAGTTGTTATACGCCAATTGAGAATCTCTACCGAGTTGGAGATAGCACCATGCCCGGAATTGGTGTGCCTGCTGTTGCGGCTTCGGGAATTCTCTGCGCGAATACACTCGTCGATCCGGCTCAAACACTTGAATTGGTTGATTTACTTTGACTTTTTTTCTTCAATTTCGAGGTGAAATTGCTGCGCTGATGGCTGCTTTGATCTGGGCAACTGCCTCGATCGTCTATACGGGCGTTGGACGGCAAATCAAGCCGCTGGCTTTGAATTTCACCAAGGGCTGGATTGCGATCGTTTTGCTCATCCTGACCTTACTCCTCACTCAGCGGAATATTCCCTCGATCGATCCTGCTCATTTTCTCCTGCTCTTTCTCAGCGGCACGATCGGCATTGGCTTCGGTGACACTGCCTATTTCAACGCGCTCAATTGCATCGGCGCAAGAAGAACCCTTTTATTTGAAACTCTTGCACCTCCTATGTCTGCTGTGTTTGCCCTGCTTTTTCTCAAAGAGCAGATTTCAACCACGGCTTGGCTTGGGATTGGATTGACGATTGTCGGAGTCGTTTGGGTGATCTTAGAACGGGCTTCTGATGTTCACGAAAATTTCCGTCCGCTTCGGGGCAGTCTATTCGGACTGCTAGCCGCGATCGGACAGGCAACAGGTGCCGTTATGTCAAGAGCCGCACTGGTCAGTTCTGAAATTGACTCACTCTGGAGTACATTAATTCGGCTTTTAGGCGGTACGATCGCACTGCTCATCTGGATCTTGCTGCAACGCCAATCGGTTGAACTGGTTAAACCCGTACAAAATCGTCGATTGTTTGTCGTGATTGCAACAACGGGATTCGTGAGTACTTATTTAGGAATTTTACTTCAGCAAACGTCTCTGAAATTCGCTGCAACCGGAATCGCACAAGCCTTGAGTAGTACCAGTCCCTTATTTGTCATACCCTTAACTCGGATTTTGGGCGATCGCGTTAGCATACGATCTGTCATGGGTGTCCTGATTGCGCTGTTGGGAGTGGGTTTATTGTTTCAGCGTCAATGATTTTAATCACTGGTAGGTAACAGGTGATGCTGGGTAACATTTACAACGTGATACGATGCCGTGTAACAATGTCTTTCATAAATCTATAGAACAACATTCAGTGATTTTGCTAACGCAGATATTCAGAACTGCATAGTATCTCTAGAGGAGGAAAGCTACGGGACTAACACGGGGTCGCTACGATTTCAATTCCTAGCAACGTCAATGTTTGAGGAAAGAGTTGTTTATGCAAGTTTTGTTAGTGGTTTCGGGATTATTTTACGTAGCCGTGATGCCAGTTCTCTTCATTAGCTGGCTCGAATTTTTCCGTCATGATCAAGATGATTTAACCAAGAAAGAGCAACGGATATCAGGCTTAGTGATTGCG is part of the Leptolyngbya boryana PCC 6306 genome and harbors:
- a CDS encoding transglycosylase domain-containing protein; its protein translation is MSSNTLRQKQRQPETTREFVQSIGKVTGGTLLAITMLSSSVIAGGLVGLAISFRNLPDVRSLRGYKPSETTHIYDIKGKMLASIHGEANREVVPLNGISPHLKRAVIAIEDSYFYSHRGVNGGAIARATMANFTTGRTVEGGSTLTMQLVKNLFLSPKRAISRKVAEAVLSLRVEQIFKKDQILEMYLNQIYWGHNNYGAQTAARSYFGKDVSKLNLAESAMMAGLIQSPEDLSPFVDLKAAKARQGDVLNRMRELGWITAEEETAARKQPIKLGKITSFQTSQMPYVTNEVTKELTRRFGRDAVLKGGMRIQTTIDSKMQRAAEDTARRWISTLNNQGVYADQMAIVSVDPRTQFIKAMVGGVDAKKSEYNRATQALRQPGSAFKPFVYYAAFASGRYSPDATILDAPVGYPDGYEMYYPQNYDRSFGGAMTLRRALEQSRNVPAVKLGQEIGLNKVVEICRSIGIKSPIDPVISLPLGAVDLTPLEMASAYATFANNGWYSDTTLIAQVADSSGNVILDNTPKPRLVLDSWASAALNDTLQGVITRGTATAAQIGRPAAGKTGTTSSERDIWFVGYVPQLATAVWVGNDNYSQLGQGATGGTFVAPIWRDFMSQALQDVPVEKFRPMSDFEKP
- a CDS encoding DUF1825 family protein encodes the protein MSFFDSEIVQEEAKNLFQDYQSLIQLGSSYGKFDREGKIMYIEQMEAIMDRYKVFMKRFELSEDFSAQMTVEQLKTQLGQFGMTPQQMFDQMQQTLNRMKSQIDK
- a CDS encoding phytoene desaturase family protein yields the protein MHDTEIVVIGSGIGGLVAGALLARYGKSVVVCESHTIPGGAIHSFSRQGFHFDSGASFYCGLSDAHSVNPLRQVLAVLEEPVAAIPYDPFGHYHFPDATLPVYGNLEKYRSAIANISPQGAIELVELEKRFLKLYEGLRGIPTLALRSDWKLAPLLLSRYLPSLLKLLPNLGMIQASVGDLMDQTVRDPWVRRLIDLECFLLSGLKAHGTIAPEVAFMFGERTNSVIDYPIGGSGAIVDALVRGLKKWGGSLRLGTHVEKILVESGKVRGVRLRNGEELKSAIVISNATIWDTYSQLLDPLPNTQDALKTPAIESFMHLHLGIRSDGLEGLTGHHVVVHDDRDITTPGNTCMISIPSVWDATLAPDGHHVVHAYTLEPFEGWARNAEYEQKKHQRSQSLFRAVEKVIPDLKSRIVLELIGTPLTHARYLRRYQGTYGAGIPAGQGLFPSCYTPIENLYRVGDSTMPGIGVPAVAASGILCANTLVDPAQTLELVDLL
- a CDS encoding DMT family transporter; this translates as MTFFLQFRGEIAALMAALIWATASIVYTGVGRQIKPLALNFTKGWIAIVLLILTLLLTQRNIPSIDPAHFLLLFLSGTIGIGFGDTAYFNALNCIGARRTLLFETLAPPMSAVFALLFLKEQISTTAWLGIGLTIVGVVWVILERASDVHENFRPLRGSLFGLLAAIGQATGAVMSRAALVSSEIDSLWSTLIRLLGGTIALLIWILLQRQSVELVKPVQNRRLFVVIATTGFVSTYLGILLQQTSLKFAATGIAQALSSTSPLFVIPLTRILGDRVSIRSVMGVLIALLGVGLLFQRQ